The Vagococcus penaei genome includes the window ACTGTAGTAGCTACTAGAAATTGAGGTAAGAAATATGGAAACGATTATACAAATAATGAAGAAATATAATTTTTCAGAAATGGAGACACTAGTTTACATCACTTTGCTTGAAAGAGGTGCTTTAACTGGATATGAAGTGAGTAAACAATCGGGTGTTGCTCGATCAAAAGTGTATAACATTTTAGAAAAATTATTAAAAAAAGATTTGGTTATCGTCAATAAATCAGAACCAAAGTTATACTGCGCATTACCAGCAGAAGAATTTATCAGTCGTCTGGAGGAAGAAACCACACGAGATTTACAACTACTAGATCGACAACTGGGTAATATTAAAGAGTATGAAGAAGATGAGATGCTATGGAAATTAGAGGGCTATGATAACTTATTAAAAAAAGTTGGCTTTCTTATTGGACAGACACAATCGAGTCTCCTAATGCAGATTTGGGTTGAGGATTTGTCGCCTGAACTTGTAAAGGCTTTATTAACAGTTGAGCAACGAGTTTCTCAGTTCGTGCTAATTGTTTTTAGCCGTGATAAAGTTTATGATTTACCATTTAAAAAATATTATCGACATGGGTTTGAAGATGAAAAGCTTCAAGATTTTGGTACACGTTGGATTAATCTTGTTGTTGATGAAGTAGAAGTGATATTTGGGACAATTGATGACACGAATAGTAGTATTGATGTGACATTAACCAGAAATCAAGCGATGGTAAGCTTATCAAAAGAGTATATAAAACACGATGCGTATACTTTGAAAATTATAGCTGATTTACCGAAAGAATTACAACAGAAATATGGAGAACATTTTGAAAAAGTAAGATCAATATATTGGGAGGAATAGACAATGTTTAAAGCAGTTTTGTTAGGATTAATTGTTTTAGTCAATTTGAGTTTTTTAATTATTTTTATTAAAGATTTAATGAGTCATAAGCAAGAATTAAAAGAAGAACCAGCGAGTAGCAAAGGTTTGCCATTTTCATCATTTATTATCTTTTTCTTATCAACCTTTGGTATTTCCGATTTTGCAATAGGTACAGTACTCTATCCTAAAATGAAATGGGTGAGTATGAAGAAACTACCTGGAACACTAAATACACAATGTGTTATTCCAGTAGCGACAATGGCATTATCTTATATTTCTTCGATTGATGTAGGTGTTAAAACATTAGTTGTCTGTATCGTGGCTCAGGTTATCGGTGCTTATATTGGACCACGTTTTGTTGTTAAATTACCAGAACGCACCATTAAATTGTTTGTTGGGTTTGGTTTAATTGTTGCTGCCTTCTTAATTTTTGCAGGTCAAGTAAATTGGATTCCATCAAATGGAACAGCAACTGAATTATATGGTATCAAATTAGTTATTACAGCATTATTATTATTTGCTTATGGTGCTTTGAATAATATTGGAATTGGGTCATATGCTTTAACAATGGTTACAGTTTATTTAATGGGAATGAATCCAATTGCAGCATTTCCAATTATGATGGGTGCTTGTACATTCTCAATCCCTGTTGGTAGTATTCAATTTGTTAAATTTGGTGAATACAGCCGTAAGATTACGCTATTTACATCAACTTTTGGTGTGTTAGGTGTATTGGTCGCAGTATTTTTAGTTAAGAGTTTGAACACATATATGTTAAAATGGTTAGTTATTATTGTATTACTTTATAGTTCATACACAATGTTAATTTCATTTGTGAATAAAAAAGTAAAAGCTTAAAAAAATTAGGAGGCTATTAATTATGTTAGTTTTAACTGCACAAGAAATCAAAGAATGTTGTTCTATGCGTCAAGCAATTGATGCAGATAAAGAGGCTTTAGGTCTGTATACAGCTCAAAAATCAATTGTCCCTTTACGGACAAATATTCCAGTAGAGACACAAAAAGGTCAAAGTTTATATATGCCAGCTTATGTTGGTGGTGCTGAAGAAGCATTAGGAATCAAAATAGTTTCAGTTTATCCAAATAATATTGAAAAAGGTCTACCAAGTGTGCCAGCGAGTATGGTTGTGATTAACCCAGAAACAGGTATTGTATCTGCAATTATGGATGGAACATACTTAACTCAATTAAGAACAGGTGCTGTTCAAGGCGCAGCAACTGAATTATTAGCTAGAAAAGATGCTAAAATTGGTGCTTTAATTGGAACTGGTGGTCAAGCAGCGAGTCAATTAGAAGCGATGATTACAGTACGTGAATTAAGTGAAGTTCGAATTTTTGATATTGATTTTGAACGTGCGTCTTCTTTTGCCAAAACAATGTCTGAGCGTTTTGGAATTAATGCTATTCCAACTAAAACTGCTGAAGAATGTGTGACTGGAGCTGATATTATTACAACAGTGACTACATCAAGACGTGCAACCTTTAGTGCGGAATGGGTAAAACCTGGTGCACATATTAATGGCGTGGGCTCATATACACCAGAGATGTGTGAAATTCCGGTTGAACTATTACAAAAAGCCGATTGTATTGTGTTTGATACAATGGATGGCGTGTTACAAGAAGCTGGTGACTTTATTCATCCACTAGCAAATGGTGAATTAGAAGAATCTGCTATTACTGGAGAACTTGGTCAATTAGTGAACGGTGAGATAACTGGTCGAACAAGTGATGAACAAATTACAGTCTTTAAAACAGTTGGGTCAGCAGTATTAGACGTTTATGTTGCGAATCAAATCGTTAAAAATGCTGAAGCAAAACAATTAGGAACGGTTATTGAGATGTAAAAAAATCCTCTCTTTCATAATGAAAGAGAGGATTTTTTTTAGAAATTTACTTAATCATCGCGACTGTTATTTCGTGTTTCCCGTTTAGGTGGTGCGTTTCTTGGTGCGTTTTGTCGACGATTATCAGACGTTCGATTGTCGCTAGAAAAGAAAGAGCGCCAAGCGTCTTTATAGTTATCATCAGTTCCACCAATTCCAAAACGAAATTGTGTATCTTTTGCTTCATTACCGGCAGAGTATAAGCTAGTAACAGTTTTGCTACCTTTCATATCAATAGTTCCCATACCGTCAACTCGCAATGTATCAAGTTTTTCACCAGTAAAAGCCGAAACTGTTTCTTTTTTTACGGAGTTATCAAGTTTGAATTTTTCATTAACAGCAAAAATGTCAGGATTTCTTTCATAGACATAGGCTGTCATTAGTGCCCAATACTCCATGTTTTTCTTGTTCCACGTATCATACATTAGCGTATTATCATCATAACCAATCCAACTACTCATCGTAATACCAGGTGTTGAAGCAGTGAACCAGTAATCTTTTTGATCTTGAGATGTTCCCGTTTTTCCGACCCAATCTGCTCGTGCTAAGTCACGATTTGCGCGGTTTAATGTACTTCTAGCTTCTTGTCCTGTTCCATCATTAATCACATCACGCATTAAATCATTCATAATGGAAGCAGTTGAAGGTTTAAAGATTTCAATCGGATTTGCTTTATATTCATATACAACTTTTCCAGAAGAGTCCGTAATTTTATCAATTGAATAGCCTTTATTATAGACGCCTTTATTTGCCAAAGTAGCATAGGCATTAGTCTCTTCATAAACAGTTAAACCATGATCAGTTCCACCAAGAGCAATCGATTCACGAGAATATTCTTCAGGATTTAATCCAATGTCCATTTTATCAAAGTAATCTTTTGGGTTAGCTTGTTCAATTAAGTCGTCATAAAGATTGACTACAGGGATATTTAATGACCACTTTAAAGACTCACGAACTGATTTAAATGATTTAGAACCATAGTCTGAATAGTTTTTTACGGAATCATTATTATCACGATACTTCATCGGAAAATCGGATAACATGGTTTCTGATCCAATCAAGCCTTTATCAATGGCGGGTGCATAGGCCAAGATTGGTTTCATGGTTGAACCAGGTGAACGACGTGTTTGGAAAGCATGATTATTTTGGTTTTGATTATAATCACGACCACCAATAAAGCCGTAGATTCGCCCAGTTTGATTATCCATTAAAATACTACCTGTTTCTAATAGTTTCCCCCGACCGTCATCTAGTACATAACCGTAATTTTGAACGGCTTCTTGCATTGCATTGTAAATAGTTTGATCGATTGTTGAATGAACAGTATAGCCATTTTGACGAATTTCACGTTTAGCTAATTCAAAATATTGATTAAACAACTCAGGCGATTCATCAATCTGTTCAGCGGTTATTTTATCTTTTTCATAAAAAGTAGGCATCATCACGCGAGCGGCCTCATCGTACAAGTAATTATAAAGAAAACCAGAA containing:
- a CDS encoding TrmB family transcriptional regulator, translating into METIIQIMKKYNFSEMETLVYITLLERGALTGYEVSKQSGVARSKVYNILEKLLKKDLVIVNKSEPKLYCALPAEEFISRLEEETTRDLQLLDRQLGNIKEYEEDEMLWKLEGYDNLLKKVGFLIGQTQSSLLMQIWVEDLSPELVKALLTVEQRVSQFVLIVFSRDKVYDLPFKKYYRHGFEDEKLQDFGTRWINLVVDEVEVIFGTIDDTNSSIDVTLTRNQAMVSLSKEYIKHDAYTLKIIADLPKELQQKYGEHFEKVRSIYWEE
- a CDS encoding sulfite exporter TauE/SafE family protein, whose translation is MFKAVLLGLIVLVNLSFLIIFIKDLMSHKQELKEEPASSKGLPFSSFIIFFLSTFGISDFAIGTVLYPKMKWVSMKKLPGTLNTQCVIPVATMALSYISSIDVGVKTLVVCIVAQVIGAYIGPRFVVKLPERTIKLFVGFGLIVAAFLIFAGQVNWIPSNGTATELYGIKLVITALLLFAYGALNNIGIGSYALTMVTVYLMGMNPIAAFPIMMGACTFSIPVGSIQFVKFGEYSRKITLFTSTFGVLGVLVAVFLVKSLNTYMLKWLVIIVLLYSSYTMLISFVNKKVKA
- a CDS encoding ornithine cyclodeaminase family protein → MLVLTAQEIKECCSMRQAIDADKEALGLYTAQKSIVPLRTNIPVETQKGQSLYMPAYVGGAEEALGIKIVSVYPNNIEKGLPSVPASMVVINPETGIVSAIMDGTYLTQLRTGAVQGAATELLARKDAKIGALIGTGGQAASQLEAMITVRELSEVRIFDIDFERASSFAKTMSERFGINAIPTKTAEECVTGADIITTVTTSRRATFSAEWVKPGAHINGVGSYTPEMCEIPVELLQKADCIVFDTMDGVLQEAGDFIHPLANGELEESAITGELGQLVNGEITGRTSDEQITVFKTVGSAVLDVYVANQIVKNAEAKQLGTVIEM
- a CDS encoding transglycosylase domain-containing protein, with the protein product MFNNKDKTTGKSNEKKLINFKADKESASFTFNVVYRVIRSIIIFLIFLILAGGSLGVGVGLGYFSALTDRLDIPDDETLKAKVHDIEQQSKITYANDELISVIKSDLVRTPVDEKNISPLIKQALISTEDENFYEHHGVVPKAVARATVSDVLGIGSGSGGSTITQQVIKQQLLTNETSYKRKASEMILATELEKHLSKTEILTAYLNVSPFGRNNKGENIAGIEEAALGIFGVHAKDVNLPQAAYLAGLPQSPIYYSPYTGEASLKEDVTAGLKRKDIVLFNMYREKKINQQEYEDALAYDLAKDFIKPAAPDHTDSGFLYNYLYDEAARVMMPTFYEKDKITAEQIDESPELFNQYFELAKREIRQNGYTVHSTIDQTIYNAMQEAVQNYGYVLDDGRGKLLETGSILMDNQTGRIYGFIGGRDYNQNQNNHAFQTRRSPGSTMKPILAYAPAIDKGLIGSETMLSDFPMKYRDNNDSVKNYSDYGSKSFKSVRESLKWSLNIPVVNLYDDLIEQANPKDYFDKMDIGLNPEEYSRESIALGGTDHGLTVYEETNAYATLANKGVYNKGYSIDKITDSSGKVVYEYKANPIEIFKPSTASIMNDLMRDVINDGTGQEARSTLNRANRDLARADWVGKTGTSQDQKDYWFTASTPGITMSSWIGYDDNTLMYDTWNKKNMEYWALMTAYVYERNPDIFAVNEKFKLDNSVKKETVSAFTGEKLDTLRVDGMGTIDMKGSKTVTSLYSAGNEAKDTQFRFGIGGTDDNYKDAWRSFFSSDNRTSDNRRQNAPRNAPPKRETRNNSRDD